The Sporosarcina sp. Marseille-Q4943 genome includes the window GCCAATAGGATAATGGCGATGCTAATAATGAATGGAATCGTGCTGCCGATATACCCTAATCCGAAGCCCCGTGCTGAAACTTCGTCCATCTTCTCCTCTGGTGTAACGTCAACGAGAAATGCATCATAGAAAATGTTCGCACCATGGAATCCGATGGCGGTGATCGTATAAATGACCAATAGCGGCAGCCATGTTCCCTCAGGGACAAAAGCCAACGAAACCGTCGATAGGGAACCGATCAGGAAGAAGGCAAAGAAAAACTTCTTTTTCAATCCCCTATAATCGGCTATCGTTCCCAAAATCGGACCGATCATCGCTAAGATGAACGTCGCAATCGCCACCGTATACCCCAAATACGCCGTCGATTGCGTCAAACTGACGCCCGCGTCGGTTGCCACCGACTTGTAAAAAATCGGAAATACTGCTGTCGTAATGATAATTGAATAGGCAGAGTTCGCCCAATCATACAACATCCAACTTTTCTCTGTCTTCGAATACTTCCCCTTTCCCATCCGCCCCACCTCTTTCTTAATCTTCAAAAATATATCCATACAAATAGTTTACAACTAATGGACGGCAAACAGTAGTGAAGATTGAATTTTTATTAACAAAAAAAGCCAACCCCGATGAAATGGGTTGACCTTTAGGAATTCATGACATTATGACAGCAAACATACTCTCAATGACTTTCTCCAAAACACGAGGAGTATAAAGGAATGCGCTCTTTTTGTGTAAACGCTCAGTTAACTTATGCGCGTCTTTGCCAAACGGCCCAATGTTTAAAACCGGTGCCTGAAGTTGTTGCATTTCCTTGAAAGGGATGCTATATGTCTCTCCCCAGACGGGAGTGTTGTTTTGATACGACTGCCAGCCCGAATCTGCCGTATCGTAATTCACGTAACTGAGATCCGAAATCCCATTGAAATAATGCACTTGCTTCGCTTCCACATGAAACTCTTCACGTAAAACCTTTTGCGCAAGGGCAATCTTTTCTTGAACGAGTTCATTTTCAGAAGAATTGACGGCCGGGTAATACGGAGGAGCATAAAACAAGACAACAGCAGGCGCCAAATCTTGACAACGCAACAGTAGTCGATCGCTGATGAGCATGGACATTTGCCGTTCATCCAACGACTCATTTGACATGATATCTTCAAGGATTACTCGAACTTCCGCGCCGCCGATTTTTTCCTTAGCATAGCTAAGCAATTCTTTATACTCCAGTACGTTAATTTCCCCGAGCGGCTGAGCGCCTTCCCGTTCACAAACCGCCTTATAATCCTTTGAGCAATCCACCATCGCCCGGATGGCCGTGTCTTTGAATATCTTCATAATGTCATCAGCATTTTGCCGCATCAAAAAGACATTGTACAAAGCCGCACTATGATGGGATGTCTGGGTCGAATAATCTTCCTTCAAATCCACCTGCTGCAAACAAACCGGCAACGGGGTTTTTTCCCCATACACTTCTTCCACAAAATCGGAATTGAATTCCATCGCCCTCGTCAAATAAGATGCCATGAAATGGCTCGTAATGCCGCTTAAAGGCTCACCTGCATGCGTCTCTTTCCCGTAAAACAGCGCGGAAGGCATAATCTTCCCGATTGTTCCCGAGTATATATAATAGTTGTCGTCTTGCGGTTTTTGTGAAAATGACGGCTCGCTGTTCAAGAACAACTCATATTCCAACTGATAAAGTTCCCTTAATTCCACAAGTCCTTTCACAGCTGCCCTCATTCCGGAAGAATTCACTTCTTCGTCAGGCACCGTCAAGAAAAGGATATTAATCGGCCACTGTTCTACACATGCCCTTTCCAATAAATGAAGATGCAACACAATCCCCATCTTCATATCCATCGTTCCTCGGCCAAATAAGTATTCATTCGAAGCGACGTCCACTTGCACGTCATCCGGCAAATCAGCGATCCGTCTCTTAAATTCTTCCGTCAGCAGTCTAGGTTGGAAAGCGAGATCTTCCAAACTGCCGCCAAATTCCTCTGTATGAACGGTGTCAAAGTGGCTCATCAGCACAATTGTTTTATTCGTCACCCCACTGCTATATAGAGCGGTCACCGCATTTCTTCCTTTGCCTGCGTCGTGGAAATGGATTTGCGAGCTGTTTTCCTGGAAATATTGCAATTCCAATAGCTTTTTTAACATTTTTGTTGAAAACTCGATTTCCCCTATTGTTCCCGTTCGGCTATCCCAACTGACCAGCTCACATAATAGATCTTCCAGTTGCTCCGGCCGACTCCATTTCAGGTTCCCTACTCCCATTTTGTAACCCCCTCTATCTGCATACCTATGAAATAGTAATGTTTTCATCTATTGTTCTAAACGTACGACGGTACGAATTAAAAGTCAATTCAATTTTGCTTAATTGATTAAATAGATTAATAGTTCGCACTACTGACAAACTGACTAAAGCACTACTTCATGTGGATTGCCAATCTTGTGGATGGTATAATTAACATGAAAATAGATAGTAGTAAATTTATTTGCTTTTCATGCCACTAAGCTAATTTTATTCCCGCTCCCTCAACCGGTGGATTACACAGAAATTTTTCTTCGCGTTCTTGCGTTGTTTTTGTATATAGAAAGGAATTGGAAAAGGTGTTATCGGAATTAAGCTACGCTTCCCTTATGTCCTTCTTTGATAAAAAGTTCTGCGTTTCAATTACTGATATAAATGGCAAATTTCTATATGTAAACAGGAATTTCTGCGCAATATCCGGCTATTCGGAAGAGGAGTTGATTGGAAAAAATTACTCTGTTGTCAACCCCGACTTTGCACTGAATCTCTTCATGGAGGAATTAGAACAGTTTTTCGCGAGCGGAGAAGCCTGGCAGAAAAACGTCAGGGCCATTGCAAAAGATGGCTCCCTTTATTGGGTAAACGCCAACATTATCCCAATCTTGGATGAGACCGGGGAGAATATCCAATTCCTTTCCATAGATAGTGATATTACGGCACGTGAAATGACGAAGGAAAAATATAAAGAAACGCTGCAAAATCTGCGTAATATCGAAAATGCGCTTGACCAATCTTCCGTTGTCGTTATTACCGATGCCAAGGGCGTCATTACGTACGTTAATGAAAAATTTTGTGCACTATCCCAATATACGAGCGATGAATTAATCGGAAAAACACACCGAATCGTCAATTCAAAGTTCCATCCAAAAAGCTTCTTCATGGAAATGTGGAACACAATCCAAAGAGGAGAAATTTGGCAAGGCGATGTTTGCAATCGTGCGAAGGACGGCTCCCTCTATTGGGTCAGCACGACAATCGTCCCTTTTCTTGACGCGGAAGGGAAGCCCGAACAATATATTGCAATCCGCCATGATATTACAGCTCGTAAACAGGCAGAGGAATCATTGGAAATCGCTTTACAAAATGATTTCCGTACAACCGTGAAAAACTTACAAAATGCCATATTTAAATACACGGCTACAGAGGACGGGGAAATTGAATTTACCCTTTTCGAAGGACAAATAAAAGAACGGATTGGAATTTCCGCTGACAAATTAAATGCACAGGAAGTCGTCCATTCATTCACCGAAGAGGAGCTCGAATCATTCAGGAAACAATTACTGGCGGGGATGGCGGGAGAGATTGTCCAATTCGAGTTGGCCCATGATGGCCTCTTCTTCCTCGTTTACCTTTCACCGATTGCGAAAAATGGGATAATCGTAGAGGTTGTCGGTACCGCCATCGACATTACACAACGGATTGAAGCCGAAAAAGTCATTGAGCATATGGCTTATTTCGACTCCTTGACCCGCTTGCCAAACCGGAGAAATCTTCAAGAGAAAGTGATGAAGAAAATTGCTAACGCCGATGAAAACACGCAGTTTGCCGTCCTGTTTCTTGACTTGGACCGTTTCAAAAATGTCAATGACACGTTAGGTCACCATGTCGGTGATCAATTGCTCATTGCTGTTGCGGAAAGGCTGCGTGATTGTGTTCAAAGCGAAAATTCGGCAGCCAGACTAAGCGGGGATGAATTTGTCGTCCTTGTTGATTCTGGTGATACAGAAGAATTGACCGCCCTTGCTTCAAAAATCATTGACGACATTTCACAGCCATACTTTTTCGAAAAACAAGAGATTTTTGTTGCACCAAGCATCGGAATCGCATTGTATCCAAACGATGGAGAGGAATATAGTACACTCATCCGCAGTGCAGACACGGCCATGTATTTGGCAAAGGAGGCAGGCAGAGGCACATTCCGATTTTTCACGGAGGAGCTCCACGAAGAACTGATGGAGAAGACATTCTTCGAGATGGAACTTCGGCAGGCATTGGAAAAAGGACAATTCCTCCTTCATTATCAACCCCAATTCAATTTGATAACAGGGCAGATCAAAGGGATGGAAGCGCTCGCCAGATGGAACCATCCTTACCGGGGGTTTATCCCGCCACTTAAATTCATTCCGATTGCGGAGGAGAACGGGTTCATCCTCACGCTCGGCGAATGGGTATTGAAAACGGCATGTACACAGGCGAAAGCTTGGCAGGAACAAGGACTTCCTCCGTTACGGATGAGCGTCAATGTATCGATGAGGCAATTCAATCAGCCTTCCTTCGTGGAAGATGTACTCAGGATCCTGAACGAAACCGAACTGCACCCATCGTATTTGAATTTAGAAATCACGGAAAGCATGATGTCAGACGTCAAGCGATGCGAAACTGTTTTGCAGGAGCTTCAAGACGCAGGCATTACCGTAAGTGTCGATGATTTCGGGACAGGGTACTCATCCCTCCTCTATTTGAGCAAGTTCCCGCTATCCCATTTGAAAATTGACAAGGCGTTCATCAGTGAGCTGAGCAACAACAACACGGCTATCGTAAAGGCAATCATTGACCTTGCGAAGAATTTGGGACTGAATGTCATCGCGGAAGGCGTCGAAACGGAAGAGCAAGGAAATTTCCTGAAGCAGCTCGGTTGCAATGAAGTGCAAGGCTATTTTTATTCCAGGCCGCTTCCTCGAGAGGAAATCGAGCACTTGCTGTTCACTCGCTAAGATTCGCACTCCGTTTCGGGGTGCGTTTTTTCGGTTCAACTCCAAGCAAGCCTTCCCTTTCACCACTATTTACGCCTAAAATAAAAAGCATATAATCTTGAAATGAAATCGAGGTGCACCTATGCATAAAACAATTGGGATTGTCGCGCACGTCGATGCGGGCAAGACGACTTTTTCCGAACAGCTGCTATTTCATACGAATAGCATTCGCCAACGGGGCCGTGTCGACCACCAAGACACGTTCCTCGATAGCCATGAAATCGAGAAGAACCGCGGCATTACCGTCTTTGCGGACCAGGGCGCCTTTACATTCAACGACTCGAATTACACGCTCATCGATACGCCAGGACACGTCGACTTTTCACCTGAAATGGAAAGGGCTGTCCAAGTGATGGATGCAGCCATTGTCATCATCAGCGCTGCGGACGGAGTGGAAGGACATACCGAAACGGTTTGGCATTTACTGAAAAAGCATCAAGTCCCGACCTTTTTCTTTTTAAATAAAACCGATCGTGAAGGCGTTGATTTACAGGACGTCGTGAATGAAATTCGCAGCAGCCTGTCCGACGACATCTTTGATTTATTCGAATTGGAAAATGGGGTCATGTCGGAAAGCCTCGTTGAATTCATTGCGGAACGGGACGAGGGATTGCTCGAGCACTATATGGACGCCGGATATGATGAAGCGATGTGGTTGGGTGCATTGAAGCATATGATCCGGAAACGTTCCGTTTTTGCTTATGGGCATGGCTCCGCCTTGAAAGATATTGGTGTGCTTGATTTCTTAGAGAAGTTGGATTTGCTAACTGAGACGAATTTTGTCGATGAAGGAGAATTCGAGGCACGCGTCTACAAGGTCCGGCACGATGAAAACGGTAACCGGGTAACGTTCTTGAAAGTGTTGCAAGGGAGTCTGTACGTTAGGGATGAAGTACAGTATGCCGGCAAACTTGAGAAGGTAACGCAGATTCGACGCTATAACGGAAGTAAATTTCAAACGGTAGAAGCTGCATTTGCAGGAGAAATTGTCGCGGTGACGGGGCTTTCTGAGGCCGCTGCGGGTGATCCGCTCGGTGCGCTCGTTGAGAAGGCGGAGTTCGGTTTAATTCCAACCTTGAAGTCGAAAGTTATTTTCGACCCTTCCGTCCATGTGAAGGAAGTGCTGCGATGTTTCAAAATGTTAGACGCTGAAGATCCTTCGTTGCGCGTCGTCTGGGACGAGCATGTCCAGGAGGTCCACGTCCACGTCATGGGGGTCATCCAGCTTGAGGTCTTGAAACAAATCGTGCGGGATCGGTTCCATTTCGACGTGTCGTTCGGGAACCCAAAAATCTTGTATAAAGAGACGATCCGTTCCACAGTCAACGGCTACGGCCATTTCGAGCCGTTGAAACATTATGCGGAAGTCCACTTAAAAATCGAACCAGCCGCGCGGAACAGCGGCATTACATTTGATAATGTATGTCATGCAAATGATTTATCGGTCGGCAATCAAAACTTGGTGCGAACCCATATTTTCGAGCGTTCTCATCACGGTTTATTGACAGGATCGGCGTTGACCGACGTGAAAATCACCTTGCTGACAGGCAGAGGGCATAATGAGCATACGTCTGGCGGAGATTTCAGGGAAGCGACATTCCGCGCATTGCGGCAAGGGCTGGAGAAAGCGGAAAATGTCCTGCTTGAGCCGGTTTACGATTTTAAGATAAAAGTCGGTATGAATCATATCGGTCGCGTCCTTTCCGATATCCAGCAAGCATCGGGCAGCTTCGAGCCGCCTGAAACGATTGGCGAAAACCCAGTCGTAACCGGCCGAGTTCCGGTTGCGACTTTCATGGACTACAGCACCGTATTCGCATCGTTCACGAACGGAAAAGGTGCGCTTACTTTGCAGTTTGGCGGCTATGACGAATGCCATAATCCGGAGGAAGTGATCGCGGCAATCGGCTACAATAAAGACGCCGACCCGGAATACACTTCCACTTCGATCTTTTGCGCGAAAGGCAAAGGCTACCCCGTTCCATGGTATGAAGCCGAAGCAGCGATGCATTTGTTGTGATTGATTTGTTAAGTCCATGGGGCGCGACGGGCAAGGGCTACTACTTTTTTTCTTCCACGGTCATTTTTATCGGAAATGACCAAATCTGTCGCGCCGAATGGCTTTGACCAATTAGGTCCAAGGTCACAAAACGACCATATATCTTGGGTAATGATCGATATCTCCCTCACCCACCCAATCGATAGATCAAGAATCGCTCATTTTCATTCTTATCGTAAAGCCGATTGACTTTAACTTCTTTCCAAAGCTCAAAAGGCGTCTGATTGTCCATAAATTGCACATATTCCGCAGTCGGGTAATAAAGGATGACGTCGACTGGGCGGGCAACCCATTCCGCGGACAGGAGGATGTTTCCGATGACTGTCATAAATATTTGGATAGAAAACGGATTAAAGAAGTAAAATTTATTCTCCGATGGATCGATTTCATACGTTTCCGCGAAACACCGTTCAAAACGAATCGCTCCACCGCGGAACTTCGCTTTCCGGCGGTACTTGACCAAGTTTTCAATTGCGTCCTCATAGAGCTGGCCATTCATTTCAATACCCGTCACTGATGCACCGAAATAATGATGGACGTAAAATGACACGCGCGCCTTGCCGCACCCAAAATCGACAAAGCCGTCCGACTGATGCAGTTTATACGTTTCGAACAGTTCATCCAGCGCTTCGTAAGGCGTCGCTTCATAGCGGTTATAATGGGCGGACTGGCTCAATAGCTCAAGCGTTCCAGCCGTTTTTATCCGAAGAAGGTTGTCGTACTCCTTTTCGTTCAACGAACTCACTCCCTTTCTTCATCGCCTCATTGTAGCCGTCTTTCTTGTCGAATGACAAGTGGAAAAACACGATCTCCATTATCCATGAAGATCGTGCTCGCACTGCAGTATTCATTTCACAGGTTCTGCCAATCGTGTCGACACCCCTTTCTTGCGTCTGGAGGACACCTCTCTCGCCACTTTCTCAGTCTTTGTAAACAAACGATACACCGATGGAATTAACAGCAATGTGATGAACGTCGCAAACAGCAATCCGGAAATCAACACCGTTGCGAGCGGCGCCTGATAATTACCCGATGCACCTGAAGCGAGCGCAAGGGGCAGCATTCCGCCAACCGTCGTCAACGTCGTCATGAAGATCGGACGAATTCGGTTCCTTCCCGCTTCAACCAAAGCCTCCTCCATGGACATTCCTTCCCTGCGAAGCTGATTCGTACGGTCAATCAAGAGGATCGCATTATTCAATACGATACCAATTAGCATGATGATGCCCATCCCGGACAACAGATTCAGCTCCATCTGTGTCACGAACAATCCAATAATGACGCCGATAATTGCCATTGGAATGACGGACATGACAATAAGCGGATGCCCTAAATGATTGAACTGAACAGCCATCACAAAGTAAACGAGGAAAAGCGCTATCCCTAACACAAAAAGCATTTCCATCATCAACTTTTGTTGTTGCTCGATATCACCGGCCACATCGATTGTATAGCCCATTGGCGTATTGAATTCCTTGATAATCTTCTGCACGTCGCGATTGATGGCACCTAAATCTCTACCTTCTATATCCGCCGAAACAGAAATGAATCGTTCTCCTCCGATGTGAGTGATTTCATTGGGCGTTCGGACACTTTCCAAGCCAAGAAAATTCGATAGTTTCTTATCACCTTCCATTGTCGGAATTTCCAAGTCAAATAGCGTTTGGCGAGAATTTGTTTTTTGGTCCCAGCTGACGATGAGAGGCACATTTTCTCCATCGAGCACCAATTGGCCTACAGGCATTTCAATGAAGGCTTGCTCGATGAACTGCTTCACCTGCATTTGCGCTAAGCCTGCATCCGCAATCGCCTCTTCGTTTAGGATAATCCTCTTTTCCTCTGTGGTGCGTTCCATCGAGTGCGTCACGCCGACGATTCCATCAACCTTGCCGAGCTGTCCCATGAAGTCCTTCGCAATTGCCTGCAGCTGACCAAAGTCTTCCCCTTTGATCATCACTTGGACAGGCGCTCCGCTAATTTCGGACATTGCCGATTGCACAGTTCGGATCGGTTCCGAGGCTTGGAATTCACGCAACGATCGTAAAATCTGTTCATTCACTTCTTTCTGCTCGTGAATGACGGCATCACCTTTTGTCATATTAACGATGACAAACAGTTCACTCCCACTACCGTCCAATACATAGCTGGACTCGACATCGTCAAGACCGGCAATCTTGTCGTTCATCAGATGTGCAAGCCGCTCCTTTTCGGCAGGCTTCACCCCTGATTCGAGTGCAACGACGAATTCACTATATCGATTAAAGACGTCTGGCATGACGGTCATCGGTATTTTATTTACAAGGAAAAGCGAACCGGCAAAAAGTCCGAAAAAGAGGGTAATTACGAGGACACACCTACGCTTTGCGCCGACGATCCAAGTTACAATCGCGTTGTATCCTTTCACGAAACGGCTCTCCTTCCGAGAATCACGGACGCCCCGGTTACGCAGAAAACTTTCAGAAAGCGCAGGGATGAGCGTGAATGCGACGAGCACCGAGCTGATCAATGTAATCGCAACGACAATCGCAAGGATGATCATGAACTCGCCCAATCCCCCACCGATGAAACCGATTGGCAAGAATACAACAATCGTCGTCAGCATGGACGCGAAAACGGCGCCCACCACTTCCTTCGTCCCCGCAAGAACCGCCTCCAACTTTGCGAGGCCGAGCTCCCGCTGCCGATAAATCGATTCCAAAATGACAATCGACGAATCCACCATCATACCGATCCCAAGCCCTAGACCGATGAGCGTCAGCATATTGAGGCTGTATCCGAGCATATAAACTGTCAAGAAGGTCAGCAGCACCGACGTTGGAATCGAAACCGCGATGATAAGCGTCGCACGGACATTTCTGAGGAATAAAAGCAAAATCGCAATCGCGACTATACTGCCAATCAGAATATTGACGACGACCCCATCGATTGATTCCTGTACGATATCCGCCTGCGCCACCATTTCATTCAACGTAAAGCCTTTCACAAGCCCTTCATCACGTATCTTTTGAATTTCTGCACGAACCGCTTTTGCCATGTCGATCTGCGTGACATTCGCAGCCCGGCCCACTTGAATGAACACCAATTCCTTCGTTCCGTTCTTCCATACAAATGATGAACTTTCACGAGGTACTAGTGTTACATCAGCAATCTCCTTCAGTTGGATACTGCCTTCCGCTGTCGGAATTTCAAAACGCTTCACACCGTTAATATCCACAAGCTTCGAATTCCAGCGGATGATCCCTTCCTGTAGCTCTCCAAGTGTCGCTTCCGAGTTCGCTTGCGCAATGAACCCAGCAACTTGCGAAATATCCAACCCGTACTTTTTCATTTCATCCCGTTTGAACTCTATCGACACTTCCTGCTCCGACACTCCAGACAGATGGACTTCTTGAACTTCCTGTAAGCTTTCAAGCCTTGGTTCAAGCACTTCCTTGGCGAACGATGTCATCGCTTGAAGATCATCGCCCGAAAGATCCATGAAAAACTCATAGCCTTGCCGAACACCATATTGACTCGCCAAGGCTTCCCGTATTTCGGGGCGCTCCGCTTTTGTTTCATTCACCGCTTTGTCGACTTCTTTCATGACCTTTTCGCTCTGCCCGCGGGCAATCGTTATATCGAGGGAACTGCTCCCGACCGTTGACGTCGATCGTACTTCCTCAACGCCTTCGATCCCTGCAAGCTTCTGCTCGAGCGGCGAGGTTATGAGCCGCTCCACATCAATCGCCGCCATATCCCCCGCGTCGATGTAGACGACTGCCCCATCCATCCCGACCGACGGCATAATTTCCTTATCCAGTTTGACAACCGCAAAGCTCCCCAAAGCAACGATCAACACGGTCAATAATCCGACCAATACCTTCTTTCGAACAATGAACTCCAATACCTTCACAACCATTCCCCTTTCCGGCCTCATTGTTCATTAGCTTAACAAGTTTTTCCACT containing:
- a CDS encoding M20/M25/M40 family metallo-hydrolase, with the protein product MGVGNLKWSRPEQLEDLLCELVSWDSRTGTIGEIEFSTKMLKKLLELQYFQENSSQIHFHDAGKGRNAVTALYSSGVTNKTIVLMSHFDTVHTEEFGGSLEDLAFQPRLLTEEFKRRIADLPDDVQVDVASNEYLFGRGTMDMKMGIVLHLHLLERACVEQWPINILFLTVPDEEVNSSGMRAAVKGLVELRELYQLEYELFLNSEPSFSQKPQDDNYYIYSGTIGKIMPSALFYGKETHAGEPLSGITSHFMASYLTRAMEFNSDFVEEVYGEKTPLPVCLQQVDLKEDYSTQTSHHSAALYNVFLMRQNADDIMKIFKDTAIRAMVDCSKDYKAVCEREGAQPLGEINVLEYKELLSYAKEKIGGAEVRVILEDIMSNESLDERQMSMLISDRLLLRCQDLAPAVVLFYAPPYYPAVNSSENELVQEKIALAQKVLREEFHVEAKQVHYFNGISDLSYVNYDTADSGWQSYQNNTPVWGETYSIPFKEMQQLQAPVLNIGPFGKDAHKLTERLHKKSAFLYTPRVLEKVIESMFAVIMS
- a CDS encoding EAL domain-containing protein produces the protein MLSELSYASLMSFFDKKFCVSITDINGKFLYVNRNFCAISGYSEEELIGKNYSVVNPDFALNLFMEELEQFFASGEAWQKNVRAIAKDGSLYWVNANIIPILDETGENIQFLSIDSDITAREMTKEKYKETLQNLRNIENALDQSSVVVITDAKGVITYVNEKFCALSQYTSDELIGKTHRIVNSKFHPKSFFMEMWNTIQRGEIWQGDVCNRAKDGSLYWVSTTIVPFLDAEGKPEQYIAIRHDITARKQAEESLEIALQNDFRTTVKNLQNAIFKYTATEDGEIEFTLFEGQIKERIGISADKLNAQEVVHSFTEEELESFRKQLLAGMAGEIVQFELAHDGLFFLVYLSPIAKNGIIVEVVGTAIDITQRIEAEKVIEHMAYFDSLTRLPNRRNLQEKVMKKIANADENTQFAVLFLDLDRFKNVNDTLGHHVGDQLLIAVAERLRDCVQSENSAARLSGDEFVVLVDSGDTEELTALASKIIDDISQPYFFEKQEIFVAPSIGIALYPNDGEEYSTLIRSADTAMYLAKEAGRGTFRFFTEELHEELMEKTFFEMELRQALEKGQFLLHYQPQFNLITGQIKGMEALARWNHPYRGFIPPLKFIPIAEENGFILTLGEWVLKTACTQAKAWQEQGLPPLRMSVNVSMRQFNQPSFVEDVLRILNETELHPSYLNLEITESMMSDVKRCETVLQELQDAGITVSVDDFGTGYSSLLYLSKFPLSHLKIDKAFISELSNNNTAIVKAIIDLAKNLGLNVIAEGVETEEQGNFLKQLGCNEVQGYFYSRPLPREEIEHLLFTR
- a CDS encoding translation factor GTPase family protein, with the protein product MHKTIGIVAHVDAGKTTFSEQLLFHTNSIRQRGRVDHQDTFLDSHEIEKNRGITVFADQGAFTFNDSNYTLIDTPGHVDFSPEMERAVQVMDAAIVIISAADGVEGHTETVWHLLKKHQVPTFFFLNKTDREGVDLQDVVNEIRSSLSDDIFDLFELENGVMSESLVEFIAERDEGLLEHYMDAGYDEAMWLGALKHMIRKRSVFAYGHGSALKDIGVLDFLEKLDLLTETNFVDEGEFEARVYKVRHDENGNRVTFLKVLQGSLYVRDEVQYAGKLEKVTQIRRYNGSKFQTVEAAFAGEIVAVTGLSEAAAGDPLGALVEKAEFGLIPTLKSKVIFDPSVHVKEVLRCFKMLDAEDPSLRVVWDEHVQEVHVHVMGVIQLEVLKQIVRDRFHFDVSFGNPKILYKETIRSTVNGYGHFEPLKHYAEVHLKIEPAARNSGITFDNVCHANDLSVGNQNLVRTHIFERSHHGLLTGSALTDVKITLLTGRGHNEHTSGGDFREATFRALRQGLEKAENVLLEPVYDFKIKVGMNHIGRVLSDIQQASGSFEPPETIGENPVVTGRVPVATFMDYSTVFASFTNGKGALTLQFGGYDECHNPEEVIAAIGYNKDADPEYTSTSIFCAKGKGYPVPWYEAEAAMHLL
- a CDS encoding class I SAM-dependent methyltransferase, coding for MNEKEYDNLLRIKTAGTLELLSQSAHYNRYEATPYEALDELFETYKLHQSDGFVDFGCGKARVSFYVHHYFGASVTGIEMNGQLYEDAIENLVKYRRKAKFRGGAIRFERCFAETYEIDPSENKFYFFNPFSIQIFMTVIGNILLSAEWVARPVDVILYYPTAEYVQFMDNQTPFELWKEVKVNRLYDKNENERFLIYRLGG
- a CDS encoding efflux RND transporter permease subunit, with amino-acid sequence MKVLEFIVRKKVLVGLLTVLIVALGSFAVVKLDKEIMPSVGMDGAVVYIDAGDMAAIDVERLITSPLEQKLAGIEGVEEVRSTSTVGSSSLDITIARGQSEKVMKEVDKAVNETKAERPEIREALASQYGVRQGYEFFMDLSGDDLQAMTSFAKEVLEPRLESLQEVQEVHLSGVSEQEVSIEFKRDEMKKYGLDISQVAGFIAQANSEATLGELQEGIIRWNSKLVDINGVKRFEIPTAEGSIQLKEIADVTLVPRESSSFVWKNGTKELVFIQVGRAANVTQIDMAKAVRAEIQKIRDEGLVKGFTLNEMVAQADIVQESIDGVVVNILIGSIVAIAILLLFLRNVRATLIIAVSIPTSVLLTFLTVYMLGYSLNMLTLIGLGLGIGMMVDSSIVILESIYRQRELGLAKLEAVLAGTKEVVGAVFASMLTTIVVFLPIGFIGGGLGEFMIILAIVVAITLISSVLVAFTLIPALSESFLRNRGVRDSRKESRFVKGYNAIVTWIVGAKRRCVLVITLFFGLFAGSLFLVNKIPMTVMPDVFNRYSEFVVALESGVKPAEKERLAHLMNDKIAGLDDVESSYVLDGSGSELFVIVNMTKGDAVIHEQKEVNEQILRSLREFQASEPIRTVQSAMSEISGAPVQVMIKGEDFGQLQAIAKDFMGQLGKVDGIVGVTHSMERTTEEKRIILNEEAIADAGLAQMQVKQFIEQAFIEMPVGQLVLDGENVPLIVSWDQKTNSRQTLFDLEIPTMEGDKKLSNFLGLESVRTPNEITHIGGERFISVSADIEGRDLGAINRDVQKIIKEFNTPMGYTIDVAGDIEQQQKLMMEMLFVLGIALFLVYFVMAVQFNHLGHPLIVMSVIPMAIIGVIIGLFVTQMELNLLSGMGIIMLIGIVLNNAILLIDRTNQLRREGMSMEEALVEAGRNRIRPIFMTTLTTVGGMLPLALASGASGNYQAPLATVLISGLLFATFITLLLIPSVYRLFTKTEKVAREVSSRRKKGVSTRLAEPVK